Part of the Alteracholeplasma palmae J233 genome, TTCTAGTGTAACAATAATTGGGATTGCCCCTCTAGATTTTACTTCATGTAAATTAGATCTAGTATTTAGGTTAATAGTTTCATCAGAGATTAAAGCAATCACTGGTGTACCATCTTCAATTAAGGCAATAGTACCATGTTTAAGTTCACCAGCAGCAAACCCTTCTGTATGAATATAAGAGATTTCTTTTAGTTTTAAAGCAGCTTCTAGGGCTGTTGCATAATCTATACCACGTCCTATATAAAAGGCGTGTTCTTTCTTAAAATACTTAGATACAAGTGCTTGTAAATTTTCTGTATCTGCTAAGAAGTTTTCAATGGCTTGAGCAACTTTAGATAATTCTAATTTAAGATCAAAGTCTTTAGCAGATAGTTCATATGCTAATATTGCTAAAACTGATATTTGAGCAATATAAGCTTTTGTGGATGCTACTGCTATTTCTGGTCCTGCATAGATTTCTAATGCATAATCTGCTTCTCTAGCAAGGGTTGATGTAATGACATTTGTGATTGTTAGAGTTTTATATTTATTAGATCTTAAGTATGTAAGGCATGCTCTTAGGTCTGCTGTTTCTCCACTTTGTGAGATTAAGATAAAGAATGGATTAGTATCTAGTATAGGTCTATAATATGCAAATTCTGATGCTATATGTACTTCTACTGGTTTATTAGTAAGTTGTTCTAATAAACGTTTACCTACAAGGCCTGCGTGCATTGAAGTTCCAGCAGCAAGTATATAGATTCTACTACTATTGTTAATTGATTTAATTAATGAAGGATTAAGATTAATTTCATAGTTATTAAAGTATTTAGAAATGATATTTCTAATCACTCCTGGTTGTTCATTAATTTCTTTTAACATGAAATGATCATAGTTGCCTTTTTCAGCAGCAGCAACATCTATGTTAAGTGGTTTAAATTTAATATCTAATTCTTCATGATCATAGTTATAGAATTTAATACCATTTTTAGTAGTTACTACAAATGTTTTATCTTCTATGACATGATACTCAGTTGCGTATCCTGCTAGAGCTAAAACATCTGATGAAATAGTAAACCCTTGTGTGTTTTTACCTACTAATAGTGGTGGTTTATCTTTAGCTGCATATAATTTATCTGGATTTTGTGTATCTAGTATTAAAAGAGCATATGAACCATGTAATAGTTTTAAAGTAGTTAAGATAGCATTTTCTACTTCCATGTAAGTAGCAAATCCTTCTATTAAATGAGCTATGACTTCAGTATCTGTTTCACTTAAGAAGGTATGTCCTTTTAAGTATTGTTCTTTAAGTTGTGAAAAGTTTTCTATAACACCATTATGTACAATCATAAATCTACCTGAAGGTGATTTATGAGGGTGTGCATTAAGGGTTGTTACTTTACCGTGTGTTGCCCATCTAGTATGTCCAATGCCTATGTTAGATAATATTTTATTTGTTGATTTAGAAAGTACTGATACTCTTCCTACATCTTTATAGATATCAAATAGATTATCTTTGTTTAAAATAGCAAGTCCAGCTGAATCATAACCTCTATATTCTAAACGTTCTAATCCATGAATAATGATATCTCTTGCGTTATTTGTTCCTATGTATCCTACAATTCCGCACATGTTTTTTGTCTCCTGCGTTGTTAGATTAAAAATAAAACACTAGAAAGTGAATATTTCCTAGTGTTTATTATATCATGTTTTTATTTTTTTTATAAAAATACTTTAAATTATATTAAATATCAGTAAACCCATGTTCTATGATATCTGCAATTCGTTGACTTGATTTTCCATCCCCATATGGATTGCTGGATTTAGCCATTTCAGCATACAATTTTTTATTTATTAATAACTCTTTGAAAGAATAGTATATATTATCTTCATCTGTTCCAACTAATTTCAAAGTTCCTGCTTTTATGCCTTCTGGACGTTCTGTTGTCTCCCTCATAACTAGAACTGGTTTTCCTAGGCTAGGAGCCTCTTCTTGTATTCCACCGCTATCAGTTAAAATTAAATACGCATGATTCATAAAATTATGAAAATCAATAACTTCTAAGGGTTCTATAATTTTAATTCGGTCTTCATTCCCGAGAATCTCTCTCGCTGTTTCTCTAACTATAGGATTCATGTGTATAGGATAAATAGCTTTGACATCTGGGTGTTCTAAAATTATTCTTTTTATTGCCCTGAACATTTGTTTTAACGGTTCCCCTAAATTCTCTCTTCTATGCGCAGTAATCATTATCAATTTTGATCCTTTAGCCCACTCTAAATGCTCATGTACATAATTTTTTCTAACTGTAGTACTTAACGCATCAATAGCTGTATTTCCGGTAATATATATATTATTATTAATTTTTTCATTAAGTAAGTTGTTACGAGCTTGTTCTGTTGGTGCAAAGTGATATTTAGAGATAAGACTGACTGCACGCCTATTAAATTCCTCAGGAAATGGTGAATTTATGTCATATGTCCTTAGCCCTGCTTCAACATGGCCAACCTCTACATTTTTATAGAATGATGCTAATGCAGCTGCAAATGTTGTAGTTGTATCCCCATGAACTAAAACTATATCTGGTGTAATTTTTTCAATAAGTTCTTTAGTCTTTTCAAGTATAGTACATGTAATATCAAACAGTGTTTGCTTATTTTTCATTATAGAAAAATCATAATCCGGTATGATATTAAAAACATTAAGCACCTGATCCAACATTTGTCTATGTTGTCCAGTAACACAAACAACAATTTCTAAATTTCTCCTTTTTTTAAGTTCTATTATAAGTGGGCACATTTTAATTGCCTCAGGTCTTGTACCAAATACCACTAATACTTTTTTCATTTTCTTTTTTTATCCTTTCTTTTTCTAAACTTATATTTTAATGATCCAATAAAACCTTTTTCTGATATTGCAGTCCCTATTCTTGAAATAGTACCACCTATTTTTTTACCAAAAATTTTTACTAGTAAAATATTTTTTTGTCTATTTTTTTTTTGTTTTTCAGTAAGCCAAGACCCCTTAAAATGATGTATTGTATATGTATTTTCAGTTACAAATACTTTGCCATCCTTCCAATTTTTTGCACAAAAATAATCAAAAGGATAAATCATTAAACCCTCTTTTAAATTTTGAATCTCCTGTTTGTGTTCCCATCCATATTTTTGCGCTGTAATTTTAGTAATCAAGATGGTATTAGGAGTTAAATCTAGTTCTCCATTTTCCTGAATCAAAGTTTTTCCATCATATTCATCCAATATATCCTTAATCCACGGATGACCCTTTTCTGATGCCATTAATCCTGTAACAGAATATTCGTTATTTTCCATTCCAGTAAAAGCCCTGTTTTTGAGAAAAATGTCTAGATTCTTGATTACTTCAACATCAGAATCCATGTAAATTCCCCCATAATTATACAGTGCAAATAATCTTACATAGTCAGTGATAAAAGCCCATTTCTTGTTTTCGTATGCTTGCTTTGTATAAATATTAGACATTACATCAAAATTTTCTTCATTCCATAAAATTATCTTATATTCAGGGCAGTAATTCTTCCAAGACTCAATAATTTTAAGTGTTTCTGTATCTATTTCATTCCCTCCAAACCAACAATAATGTATTATTTTAGGTATCATTTTAATTTTTTGTATATTCATTAGTATAATAATATTAACTTTGAATATACTGTCCTTTCATTTAATTTTATTACTATAATATTAATAGGTACTGTGGATTTGAGTCATATTTTTGTAGTTAGACTATTATAAGAAATTTAGCATGCGTTCCTGTTTTTAACTATCAATTAGTTTATTGACGCTTTAACAATTCCAACGAAGGTTTTAGCCTTTTATTAACTGAACTTAAAGTTCTAGGAGATCCTACTAAAATAAAAGTAGGTATAGGATCAACAGGTCACTACGGTGTTAACTTAAAATTATTTCTGATCACAGAAGGTTATACCTTCATGGAATTCAATCCTTACTTAACAAGTCAGTTTTCGAAGGCTTTCTTGTTAAACGGTGCCCAAACCGATAAAATTGATTCTGAAATTATTTCTAAGTACTTAAGTGTGTAGATTACGATAACCTACACACTCAATTTTGTCACATTAATGACTTAAAAGACTTGGTATGTTTAAGAAATAATTGTATTCAAGAGTGCTTAAGAGAACTTGTTAATTTAACTAATGTTCTTGATAAGATATTTTCTAAATTTAAACCCTTATTTAACAATAATTTTGGCGTTACAGCTCTTTTTATCTTAGAAAACTAACTTCTAAAGATAAAATATCAAAACTTTTTAAAACACACTTTAATTAACTTCATGATATATAATTGGAATTACAATCCAAATCAATTAATTCAGCATCTAAAATTTAAGTAGTCTAGATTTTAGATCAATATTCTGTACCTTAACTTCATTTTGAAGCATTTTTCTGTTTTATGTATTTATTTGCTTGACTTATGATAGTTTATCTCCTTTTCAACATATTAATAATTCTATTAAATATAGATTTACTCTCTTTTGTAAAACCAAAAAGTATAATATACAGCAATGATGTTATAATTGTCACTATTACTCCTTTAATAACAAACGAAACTATAGTCACATTTTTTATATTTAAAATTGTTTCTTTACATATAAAAATAGCTGCAATAAATATAGTAAAATATAACACATATTTAAAAATATATTTTATTAGTTTTTCTTTTAATCCATATTTATATAAAACATATGGATCAACCCATGCCGAAGTTAATAGAACAGCTAGAAAATAGCCTAATAGTATTCCTTCAAACTGAATATAATTAAATAGTATAATAGAAAAAAGCACTGCAAAAGTAGACTCAATCAAGGGTCTCAACCTGTCAACTTTAAAAATCCCCAACGCTTCTCTAAATGTTAAAACAGATCTTCTCATTGAATTAATATAAAAAGAAGCACAAATTAAAATAACTGACAATTCAGAGAGTAAAACCTCTTTTCCGAGCCATAATACTATAAAATCATTAATTAAAATGTAAAATCCTACAGAAAAAACTCCAGTCAAAACAGCATTGATATAAAATACTTCATTAAAAACTTTAACTAATTTTTCTCTATTTTCTTCAGATGCTAGGCTTCCTACACTGGACCCTATCGTATCAAAAATTTGTATACAAATCGCCATCAGCATATTCGTGATTACGATATAATTTGCATATATTCCAGCTTTTTCAACATTCACAAGTGCAGTTATAACTATACTAATAGAGCCTGTAATAACTACACCACCAACTCTATGAAATAGCAGTGAGTAAACATTCGAATATATACTTTTTTTAGTATCACTATCTACGATTTCATCCTTATATAAGGGTAAATAATTATACTTCTTTCTTGCAATATAACTTATTAAAATATTCTCAGCAAGTGTTTTAATTATTTGTAATAAAAGAAATAGAAAAAAACTTTTAAAAATATACAAAGCTATAATTTGCAAAATTATCATAATCATAGTTGAAAAATTTTGTGTTAACGATGTTATATAGTTTTTTTGATCCGCAATTATAAGTGATTTTTTATATACCATAAAATATGATGAAACCGAATTAATCAAAAAAAGAACATAATATAAAATAAAATTGCCTTTGCTTATTACGCTTGACTCTTGTTTTCCAGCAAGTATATAGATAAGCGGAATTATTGCTATTCCAATAATTAATATAAAAATTGCTATTCTATTATATATTTTTTTATATAAGTTCATGATTCCAGCAATAGCAACTTGATTCTTTTCGGCAATTGGCTTATACAAACTAAAAACAAATGCACTAGCAAACCCAAGTTCAGCTAAAGATAGTACTGAAATAACATTTGATAATAGGCTATTAACTCCTAAGTAAACAACTCCAAGTTGTTCCAAAAATATTCTTCTTACAACAAGTGTCACAACCGTTACAAGTAAAAAACCTAACAAAGAAACTATAACATTTCTCATTGAATTTTTAGTTCTCATTAACTACTCTCCTATATTATAATTTCTAAAATAGCATTTATTTCTAATCATTTATTTAAGCCTTCTATAGAAAAATTTATATTTATAATATTTTATTATTGATCTAAAACTTTTTATTTTTTTATTTATTTCGTATTTCTTAATTAAACTTATATATTCTTTTTTATTGTTTGAATACTGAAAAAATAAATCTATATATTGTCGTGTAAAAAGATCTTGGCATGTCTTTTTAATTTTTACATGATAGTTTACTCTTTCTTCATTTAATTTTAATATAAACAACATGTCAGTAATCGATTTTTTACTTCGTTTTTTATTTGATGTGATAGAGTTCATTCTTTTTAAGTAATTATGTAAAATTTCAGGAAAAAAAGTAACTTTATTTGCGCCAAGTATTACTTTTATAGACCATTCTTCATCTTCATGTATTAATCCATTTTGGAATTGATATTCATTAGTTTTTAAATAAGCTGTTTCATAGAAGTAACTCCAAACTGTAGGTTTATATATTCTTTTTCTTATAACAGTTTGAAGAAAATCCTCCCCACTTAAAGTTATAATTTTATTGAACTCAATATACTTTTCTTTATATGATTCATAATCAATATATGAATTAAACATAACAATTTGTGATCCATATTCATCCATCTTGAAAACCATCTTGCTAATAGCTTCCTTCTCTAAGTAATCATCTGAATCTAAAAAATATACATATTCTCCTGTTGCAAGTTCCAGTCCTTTATTTCTTGCAGCACTTAAACCATTATTCTCTTGATTAAGAATTTTTATTCTCGAATCAGTTTTTGAAAATTTTTCAACAACTGTCATGGAATCATCTTTGGTTCCATCGTTAACTATAATTATTTCTAAATTACTGTAAGTTTGTTGTACAACTGAATTTAAACACTTATAGATGTATTTCTCTACATTGTAAACTGGTATAACAATTGAAATTTTTTTCATAAACATTAGCCCTTCTTTTTTTACAAATATAATTCACTAGCTTTAAAATTCCTTAAATCTTTTAATTTTTCTACAAATAGCCATTGGGAAATATAGATAATAATCTCCATTTTACTTCCTACATCGTTATGTTTATAACTTGAGTATGGAAAACTTCTCATACTATCTGTTCATTATGGCTTATAATATAAAAACTTTCAGCATCTCTTTTGTGTGTGATTTAAAAAAATAATCTATACTGTTGTAACTGACCCTCACTAAAAACAATTAAAAATCTAATGAGAATTACAGTCATAAGTAAATATACAGGTACTAAAACACCAATTCTTTCTCTTTCTTTCACTGATTTGATAAACTGTACAATACCTAAATATATTCCTATTAGAAAATATTCAGATATTCTATTAATTATACCAAACGGCAAAGAACTAAGCATAACGGTTATAGACATAAAAATAAATACATTATTCTTTTTACCGTAGTTAATTGAACTATAATATACATATACAATTACATATGTTACAATTCTAAAAATAAAATTAAATACATTGTTTTTTTCTGCAGTAATCAAATACCTAGCATAATCTGTATCGATCATAACATCTATAAATGATACTATTCGATACAAAAAATATTGGGAGAAAAATATCATTATTAAACTAAATATTATTGAAAAAACAAATAGCCTAGAATTGTTTTTAATTCTTCTAAGGCACAAATACATCATATAAATTAGAAAAACTATGAGTGCACTACTATGAAATAAAAATGCAAGTAAAAAAAGCAAAATACTAGTGATTATACTTTTATCATCACGTAATAGGGCGTACCAAACTATTAATAGTGCAATATTTTGTCTCAAAAGTATAAAATTATTCC contains:
- a CDS encoding glycosyltransferase family 32 protein; protein product: MNIQKIKMIPKIIHYCWFGGNEIDTETLKIIESWKNYCPEYKIILWNEENFDVMSNIYTKQAYENKKWAFITDYVRLFALYNYGGIYMDSDVEVIKNLDIFLKNRAFTGMENNEYSVTGLMASEKGHPWIKDILDEYDGKTLIQENGELDLTPNTILITKITAQKYGWEHKQEIQNLKEGLMIYPFDYFCAKNWKDGKVFVTENTYTIHHFKGSWLTEKQKKNRQKNILLVKIFGKKIGGTISRIGTAISEKGFIGSLKYKFRKRKDKKRK
- a CDS encoding glycosyltransferase family 2 protein, which produces MKKISIVIPVYNVEKYIYKCLNSVVQQTYSNLEIIIVNDGTKDDSMTVVEKFSKTDSRIKILNQENNGLSAARNKGLELATGEYVYFLDSDDYLEKEAISKMVFKMDEYGSQIVMFNSYIDYESYKEKYIEFNKIITLSGEDFLQTVIRKRIYKPTVWSYFYETAYLKTNEYQFQNGLIHEDEEWSIKVILGANKVTFFPEILHNYLKRMNSITSNKKRSKKSITDMLFILKLNEERVNYHVKIKKTCQDLFTRQYIDLFFQYSNNKKEYISLIKKYEINKKIKSFRSIIKYYKYKFFYRRLK
- a CDS encoding EpsG family protein, which codes for MMGITIYVSISILIFLAYFISNEDKNNIKKYLIVMAVLFVFTAFRSIEIGGTDAQEYISFFKSVPNIFGVFTANYKYEFGYGVLNSLIKTFTDDYRVFQVFYTSISFFLLNLVLKKTSLNYKNRILFLFLYFSYTFLWNNFILLRQNIALLIVWYALLRDDKSIITSILLFLLAFLFHSSALIVFLIYMMYLCLRRIKNNSRLFVFSIIFSLIMIFFSQYFLYRIVSFIDVMIDTDYARYLITAEKNNVFNFIFRIVTYVIVYVYYSSINYGKKNNVFIFMSITVMLSSLPFGIINRISEYFLIGIYLGIVQFIKSVKERERIGVLVPVYLLMTVILIRFLIVFSEGQLQQYRLFF
- the wecB gene encoding non-hydrolyzing UDP-N-acetylglucosamine 2-epimerase, whose translation is MKKVLVVFGTRPEAIKMCPLIIELKKRRNLEIVVCVTGQHRQMLDQVLNVFNIIPDYDFSIMKNKQTLFDITCTILEKTKELIEKITPDIVLVHGDTTTTFAAALASFYKNVEVGHVEAGLRTYDINSPFPEEFNRRAVSLISKYHFAPTEQARNNLLNEKINNNIYITGNTAIDALSTTVRKNYVHEHLEWAKGSKLIMITAHRRENLGEPLKQMFRAIKRIILEHPDVKAIYPIHMNPIVRETAREILGNEDRIKIIEPLEVIDFHNFMNHAYLILTDSGGIQEEAPSLGKPVLVMRETTERPEGIKAGTLKLVGTDEDNIYYSFKELLINKKLYAEMAKSSNPYGDGKSSQRIADIIEHGFTDI
- a CDS encoding lipopolysaccharide biosynthesis protein, which produces MRTKNSMRNVIVSLLGFLLVTVVTLVVRRIFLEQLGVVYLGVNSLLSNVISVLSLAELGFASAFVFSLYKPIAEKNQVAIAGIMNLYKKIYNRIAIFILIIGIAIIPLIYILAGKQESSVISKGNFILYYVLFLINSVSSYFMVYKKSLIIADQKNYITSLTQNFSTMIMIILQIIALYIFKSFFLFLLLQIIKTLAENILISYIARKKYNYLPLYKDEIVDSDTKKSIYSNVYSLLFHRVGGVVITGSISIVITALVNVEKAGIYANYIVITNMLMAICIQIFDTIGSSVGSLASEENREKLVKVFNEVFYINAVLTGVFSVGFYILINDFIVLWLGKEVLLSELSVILICASFYINSMRRSVLTFREALGIFKVDRLRPLIESTFAVLFSIILFNYIQFEGILLGYFLAVLLTSAWVDPYVLYKYGLKEKLIKYIFKYVLYFTIFIAAIFICKETILNIKNVTIVSFVIKGVIVTIITSLLYIILFGFTKESKSIFNRIINMLKRR
- the glmS gene encoding glutamine--fructose-6-phosphate transaminase (isomerizing) yields the protein MCGIVGYIGTNNARDIIIHGLERLEYRGYDSAGLAILNKDNLFDIYKDVGRVSVLSKSTNKILSNIGIGHTRWATHGKVTTLNAHPHKSPSGRFMIVHNGVIENFSQLKEQYLKGHTFLSETDTEVIAHLIEGFATYMEVENAILTTLKLLHGSYALLILDTQNPDKLYAAKDKPPLLVGKNTQGFTISSDVLALAGYATEYHVIEDKTFVVTTKNGIKFYNYDHEELDIKFKPLNIDVAAAEKGNYDHFMLKEINEQPGVIRNIISKYFNNYEINLNPSLIKSINNSSRIYILAAGTSMHAGLVGKRLLEQLTNKPVEVHIASEFAYYRPILDTNPFFILISQSGETADLRACLTYLRSNKYKTLTITNVITSTLAREADYALEIYAGPEIAVASTKAYIAQISVLAILAYELSAKDFDLKLELSKVAQAIENFLADTENLQALVSKYFKKEHAFYIGRGIDYATALEAALKLKEISYIHTEGFAAGELKHGTIALIEDGTPVIALISDETINLNTRSNLHEVKSRGAIPIIVTLESLKQKGDDIILDDVHPLLTPLVMVVPTQLISYYAALNLGFDIDKPRNLAKSVTVE